Proteins from a genomic interval of Lolium perenne isolate Kyuss_39 chromosome 1, Kyuss_2.0, whole genome shotgun sequence:
- the LOC127327815 gene encoding jasmonoyl--L-amino acid synthetase GH3.5, which translates to MTICSCEETINEFEMLTRDAGRVQQDTLRKILEANADAEYLTRFGLDGRTDAESYKSCIPLCVHSDVEPFIQRVADGDSTPVLTGKPITSLSLSSGTTQGKPKFIPFSDELLEDTLQIFRTSYAFRNREYPIGKGKALQFVYGSKQVLTEGGILATTATTNLYRSQRFKEGMKDIQSEGCSPDEVIFGPDFHQSLYCHLLCGLIYSDEVHSVFSSFAHSIVHAFHTLEEVWEDLCADIRDGVLSEKVTAPSIREAVSKILRPNPELADSIYKKCTGLSNWYGVIPALWPKAKYVYGIMTGSMEPYLKKLRHYAGNLPLISADYGASEGWVGSNIDPTLPPEQVTYAVLPHTGYFEFIPLEKPTGEETENSANIHYIESEPVGLTEVKVGKIYEVVLTNFAGLYRYRLGDLVKIASFHNSTPKLQFICRRSLVLSINIDKNTEKDLQLAVEDAAKLLEGEKLDIVDFTSYVEKSTDPSRYVVFWELSSETSDEVLSGCANALDLAFVDAGYMGSRKIKTIGPLELRILRKGTFKEILVHFLSLGGAVSQFKTPRFVNPSNGKVLQILNRNVTKSYFSTAYGL; encoded by the exons ATGACGATCTGTAGCTGCGAAGAGACTATCAATGAGTTTGAGATGTTAACACGCGATGCTGGACGCGTGCAGCAAGATACACTGAGAAAGATCCTGGAGGCGAATGCAGATGCTGAATACCTCACACGCTTTGGCCTTGACGGAAGGACTGATGCCGAGAGCTACAAATCTTGCATCCCGCTGTGTGTTCACAGCGATGTTGAGCCTTTCATCCAGAGGGTTGCTGACGGTGATAGCACACCTGTGCTCACTGGGAAGCCCATCACCTCCCTGTCACTCAG TTCTGGTACAACGCAGGGAAAGCCTAAGTTCATTCCATTTAGTgacgaattgcttgaggacacacTTCAAATATTCCGTACTTCTTATGCATTTAGGAACCG TGAATACCCTATCGGCAAAGGAAAAGCCTTGCAGTTTGTTTATGGCAGCAAGCAAGTCTTAACAGAAGGTGGCATCCTTGCTACAACTGCAACCACAAACCTGTACCGTAGTCAACGCTTCAAGGAAGGGATGAAAGATATCCAGTCTGAGGGCTGTAGCCCTGACGAAGTAATCTTTGGTCCTGACTTCCACCAGTCCTTATATTGTCACTTGCTGTGTGGGTTGATATACTCGGATGAGGTCCATTCCGTGTTCTCATCATTCGCTCACAGCATAGTGCATGCATTTCATACGTTGGAGGAGGTTTGGGAGGACCTATGTGCTGATATAAGAGATGGTGTTCTCTCAGAAAAAGTCACAGCACCATCAATTCGCGAAGCTGTTTCAAAAATTCTGAGGCCCAACCCAGAGCTTGCTGATTCGATCTACAAAAAGTGCACGGGATTGAGCAACTGGTATGGTGTCATCCCAGCACTGTGGCCGAAGGCAAAGTACGTGTATGGCATCATGACAGGGTCCATGGAGCCATATCTGAAGAAGTTAAGGCATTATGCTGGGAACTTGCCACTGATAAGTGCTGACTAcggtgcatctgaaggatgggttGGCTCTAACATAGACCCCACATTGCCACCTGAACAAGTGACATATGCAGTTTTGCCGCATACTGGTTATTTTGAGTTCATTCCTTTGGAGAAACCAACAGGGGAGGAGACGGAGAACAGCGCCAATATTCATTACATTGAATCAGAGCCGGTTGGCTTAACTGAAGTCAAGGTCGGCAAAATCTATGAAGTTGTTCTAACTAACTTTGCAG GCCTATATCGTTACCGACTGGGAGACCTCGTGAAGATAGCTAGCTTCCACAACTCAACACCCAAGCTCCAATTCATCTGCCGCAGAAGCCTAGTGCTGAGCATCAACATCGACAAGAACACCGAGAAAGACCTTCAGCTAGCTGTTGAGGATGCAGCGAAGCTCCTGGAAGGGGAGAAGCTGGACATAGTGGATTTCACAAGCTACGTGGAAAAGTCGACCGATCCGAGCCGCTACGTGGTGTTCTGGGAGCTGAGCTCTGAAACCAGTGATGAGGTCCTAAGCGGCTGTGCAAACGCCTTGGATCTAGCATTCGTAGATGCCGGCTACATGGGCTCAAGGAAGATTAAGACCATTGGCCCCCTCGAGCTCCGGATACTCAGGAAGGGAACCTTCAAGGAGATCCTGGTTCACTTCCTGAGCCTTGGGGGCGCTGTGAGCCAGTTCAAGACGCCTCGGTTTGTGAACCCGTCCAACGGCAAAGTGCTGCAGATACTGAACCGGAATGTCACCAAGAGTTACTTCAGTACTGCCTATGGGCTATGA